The Hymenobacter canadensis genomic interval CTGATCTCTGTCTTTGTGACTGCGTGTAAAAATCATGAAGGTGATGTTATTATAGTGCCAAATAAATATACAGGCTATATTATTATCATACATGGTCAATCATCACCAAAGAGTCAAGAATACACTGGTAGAAGAATAATCTACCGAATTCCTAAAAGTGGCATTTTGCAAACTCGTTTTTCAGTCAATGAAGACTGGGTTAAATTTCCTAATTTTTATTATGGTGATATCAACACTGAAAATAAAATATATTTCGAAAGTAACCCATCAAAAATCCCTGACAGTATTCATGTCGCATCAGGAGGAAGCATATACACCACAGGCGGAAACACAAAAAACAAACTAACATATACTGTATATTATATTGGCAATAGGGCTCAAACAAATAAGGCATTTTTAGATGTTGAAAGCATTAACCCAGACATATTATTAAGGAAATAATATTTAAATATTTCGTGTCTCAATGCTTTGCTGCTCAAACTTAATTGAATGCGAAAATAATCGATAATGGCCTTGGTCAAAAGTTTGGCATAGATGATACGGTGATGGCAAGCAAGTGCTAAGCTGAGGTAATATAGCTAAAACGGACAGCGCTGAGTCCTAACTTCCGCTGCCCATGACTGAAAAATCGAATCCTGGCGGCTTTCCCACCACACGTGAGAAATATACACCTGCTTTCAGAACGGAGTGCGTGCGCCCGAGGTGGCTCGTGCGCAAGGCATTTCGTCCACGCTGTTGGGGCATTGGCAACGCCAGGCCTTAGAAGCCGCTGTACGCTTCCCTATTCGATAAGCCAATGGTAGGCAGAGGTTAAGCTGCTTGTTTAAATTCGAGTGGGGTCATAAAATTCAAGGCTTGGTGTGGCCGTTGCGTGTTATAATCGTGCCGCCACTCGTCCACCAGCTGGCGCACATGGGCCAGTGAGCGAAACAGGTGGGCGTCGAGCAGTTCGCGGCGAAACGAGCCGTTGAAGCGTTCGATATAGGCATTCTGCGTCGGCTTGCCGGGCTGAATCCAGTGCAGGATAACGCCTTGCTGCTCACACCACTCGCTCAATTTGGCGCTGATGAACTCAGGCCCGTTGTCGGTGCGCAACTGCGCAGGACGGCCATAGCACTCGACTAAGCGCGTGAGCACCTGCACAACGCGACTGGCCGGCAAGGAAAAATCTATCTCCACGCCCAGCAGCTCGCGGTTGTAATCGTCGAGCACGTTCAAGGTCCGGAACCGGCGGCCATCGGTCAACACATCGCTCGTAAAGTCGAGCGACCAGCACCCGTTAGCGGCCTCGGGCACGGTCAAGGGCTGCTTCACGCGGGCGGGCAGGCGCTTTTTCAGGCGTCGAGGCAGGTTGAGCGCCAGGGCCCGATAGATGCGTAACGTGCGTTTATGGTTGATGATCAGTCCATTTATGGTTATGTGGAATATGTTGAGCGATTTTATGCCTTATTATGGTTGCGAAGACATAAAATCACCTTAAGCTACAGTCGTAGCTGCTTCCATCGTCGGCACAGATTATTGGGCTGTATTTCTATTTGGCTAGGGAAGGTATTCTGTCCAGCCGTTAAGGCGCTTGTAGCGAGTGGGCACTAGGGGTAGCGCAAGACTAAGAACAGAAATTCCCGTTAGGAAAATCTGAGCAGGTTCAGTGCCTCAAAAAACGTTCGTTTTACCGCTTCTGCCCCCACACGCCACGCCTATGGCCTTGGTTAAAAGTTTGGTGCAAAGGTTAAACGAACGGTCCAGTTGAGGGCTCCCATTGGAAGGCAGATAGGGCCTCTACATCAAAGCGAGTCTTTCAGAGCCTCGTCAGAGAAATCGAACTTCCCGTGCAGGTTGATGTGCTGCCAACTCAAGGGGCGAGATGCGGGGCGATGGCTACGGCAGCTGGACGGGGTTTGCCTCCGCGACGCCAGGGCTTCCGCCTCAAATCCGGCTGCCTGCATTTGCCCGGCGCTTCCGCGCCGGGACCTCGGCAGTCGGGTTCGTGACGGGGCTATAGCCCCTCCCGGCGGCCGGTCCGGCAAGGGCTAAAGCCCCAAAACCCCACTTCGCGCCGGCATCCCGGCGCGGAAGCGCCGGGCAAATCCATCAATAGTAGGTTGATGCGGAAGCCCTGCCGCGCCGGTAGCTCGTTTGGGGACGCGAACTACAAAGTTCGCGCTACTGTATAGCAGCCGGAGAACCGCTCTAATGAGGTAACAGGCAGGCCCGGTTGGGCTCCTGTCTGCTACCTCCCGGCGAGCTCCCTGGTGGGTGGGCGCCCGGCCGGCTACCCCGCCGCGCCACCGGGGCCGGGGCGGCTGCTTGCGGCGGCGGCGGCGCGGCGGCCGCCCCGGCCCCGGCCCCCCGCCCCCGCAAGGCAGGGCTGAAAGCGCGTAGCGCTCCAGGTGATGTACGGCGGTAGCGACGCCCTATTCGGCGGCTCGTCGTTGAACAACACCTTGGAACAATGCGCCCCAGTGGGCGAGCCGCCGCCGCCGCCACCCCCACTGGGGCGGGTTCTTTTTTTCCGGCCGTCGCGGCAGGTCTGCGCTCCCCGGCCGGCCCAGCTAACCTCGTGAGCGGCCGGATTTTGTCGGCAGCTAACTGTGGTGGTTATTTGGTGAGCGGATAGGACGATTCGTACCTTTATCGAAAATGTAAAATTCTCACTATTTACTGGGCATCATTAGCGTTTGCTTTTGTCCTGGCCTTCACCCCCGGACCTGGCACGTCTGCGCACTGTAATGATGCACTTCTATTCTTTGGCCGCCCGCGCGGCGCGGCCCGCCCTGCTGGGCACTTTCCTTGCGCTGCTGGCGTGGCTGCTGCCGGGCACGGCGGGGGCGCAGGCCATCACGGGCTTCACGCCCGTGAGCGGGCCGGTGGGCACGAGCGTGACGCTCACGGGCACGGGCTTCAACGCCACGGCGGCCCAGAACGTGGTGTTCTTCGGGGCTACGCAGGCGGCCGTGACGGCGGCCAGCCCGACGAGCCTGACCGTGACCGTGCCGCCGGGCACCACCTACCAGTACCCTACCGTGACCAACCTGGCCACGGCCCTGACGGCCTACGCCGCCCAGCCCTTCGTCGTGACCCTGAACGGAACCGTGGCCTTCGCGGCCAAAGCCGACTTTGCCACCGGCACGGACCCCTACTCGGTGGCCATCGGGGATGTGAACGGGGACGGCAAGCCCGACCTGGTCGTGGCCAACGCGGGCAGCAACACGGTGTCGGTGCTGCGCAACACGAGCACGGCCGGCACGGTCAGCTTCGCGGCCAGAGTCAACTTTGCCACCGGCACGAATCCCCTCTCGGTGGCCATCGGGGACGTGGACGGGGACGGCAAGCCCGACCTGGCCGTGGCCAACGTTGGCAGCAACACGGTGTCGGTGCTGCGCAACACGAGCACGGCGGGCACAGTTAGCTTCGCGGCCAGAGTCAACTTTGCCACCGGCGCGAATCCCCGCTCGGTGGCCATCGGGGACGTGAACGGGGACGGCCAGCCCGACCTGGCCACGGCCAACTTCTTCAGCAACACGGTGTCGGTGCTGCGCAACACGGGGGCGGCGGGCACGGTCAGCTTTGCGGCCAAAGCCGACTTTGCCACCGGCGGCAGTCCCTACTCGGTGGCCATGGGGGACGTGACCGGGGACGGCCAGCCCGACCTGGCCGTGGCCAACTCCAACAGCAACACGGTGTCGGTGCTGCGCAACACGGGGGCGGCGGGCACGGTCAGCTTCGCGGCTAGTGCCGACTTTGCCACCGGCGACAGTCCCCGCTCGGTGGCCATCGGGGACGTGACCGGGGACGGCAAGCCCGACCTGGCCACGGCCAACTTCTTCAGCAACACGGTGTCGGTGCTGCGCAACACGGGGTCGACCGGCGCGGTCAACTTCGCGGCCAGAGTCAACTTTGCCACCGGCACGAATCCCGTCTCGGTGGCCATCGGGGACGTGGACGGGGACGGCAAGCCCGACCTGGCCGTGGCCAACTCCAACTCCACCAGCAACACGGTGTCGGTGCTGCGCAACACGGTGTCGGCGGGCACGGTCAGCTTCGCGGCCAAAGCCGACGTTGCCACCGGCAGCCTTCCCCTCTCGGTGGCCATCGGGGACATGGACGGGGATGGCAATCCCGACCTGGCCACGGCCAACGACGGCAGCAACACGGTGTCGGTGCTGCGCCAGGTGCCGCTGGCCATTACGGGCTTCACGCCCGCGAGCGGGCCGGTGGGCACGAGCGTGACCCTCACGGGCACGGGCTTCAACGCCACGGCGGCCCAGAACGTGGTGTTCTTCGGGGCCACGCAGGCGGCCGTGACGGCGGCCAGCCCCACCAGCCTGACCGTGACCGTGCCGCTGGGCACCACCTACCAGTACCCCAGCGTGACCAACCTGGCCACGGCCCTGACGGCCTACGCCGCCCAGCCCTTCGTCGTGACCCTGAACGGGGCCGTGGCCTTCGCGGCCAAAGCCGACGTTGCCACCGGCGGCAGTCCCTATTCGGTGGCCATCGGGGACGTGGACGGGGACGGCAAGCCCGATCTGGCCGTGGCCAACTCCTTCAACAACACGGTGTCGGTGCTGCGCAACACGAGCACGGCCGGCACGGTCAGCTTCGCAGCCAAAGCCGACTTTACCACCGGCCCGAATCCCTTTTCGGTGGCCATCGGGGACGTGGACGGGGACGGCAAGCCCGACCTGGCCGTGGCCAACGCCAACTTCAGCGGCACGGTGTCGGTGCTGCTCAACACGAGCACGGCGGGCACGGTCAGCTTCGCCCCCAGAGCCGACTTTGCCACCGGCAGCTATCCCGTCAGGGTGGCCATCGGGGACGTGAACGGGGACGGCCAGCCCGACCTGGCCGTGGCCAACTCCAACACCAGCGGCACGGTGTCGGTGCTGCGCAACACGGGGGCGGCGGGCACGCTCAGCTTCGCGGCCAAAGCCGACTTTGCCACCGGCAACGGTCCCACCTCGGTGGCCATCGGGGACGTGGACGGGGACGGCCAGCCCGACCTGGTCGTGGCCAACTCCAGCAACACGGTGTCGGTGCTGCGCAACACGGGGGCGGCGGGCACGGTCAACTTCGCGGCCAAAGCCGACTTTGCCACTGGCAACTATCCCTACTCGGTGGTCATCGGGGACGTGGATGGGGACGGCCAGCCCGACTTGGCCGTGGCCAACTACTTCAGCAACACGGTGTCGGTGCTGCGCAACACGGCGGCGGCGGGCACGGTCAGCTTCGCGGCCAAAGCCGACTTTGCCACCGGCAGCCGTCCCACCTCGGTGGCCATCGGGGACGTGGACGGGGACGGCCAGCCCGACCTGGCCACGGCCAACTACGATAACGCCACGGTGTCGGTGCTGCGCAACACCGGGGCGGCGGGCACGGTCGGCTTCGCGGCCAAAGCCGACTTTGTCACCGGCAGCTATCCCCGCTCGGTGGCCATCGGGGACGCGGACGGGGACGGCAAGCCCGACCTGGCCGTGACCAACGCGGGCAGCAGCACGTTGTCGGTGCTGCGCCAGGTGATTCCGCCGCCCACCATCACCAGCTTCACGCCCGCGAGCGGGCCGGTGGGCACTGCTGTGACCCTCACGGGCATGGGCTTCAACGCCACGGCGGCCCAGAACGTGGTGTTCTTCGGGGCTACGCAGGCGGCCGTGACGGCGGCCAGCCCCACCAGCCTGACCGTGACGGTGCCGCTGGGCACCACCTACCAGTACCCCAGCGTGACCAACCTGACCACGGCCCTGACGGGCTACGCCGCCCAGCCCTTCGTCGTGACCCTGAACGGGACCGGGGCCTTCGCGGTCAAAGCCGACGCGGCCACCGGCGCGACTCCCTACTCGGTGGCCATCGGGGACGTGAACGGGGACGGCCAGCCCGACCTGGCCGTAGTCAACGAAGGTAGCAACACGGTGTCGGTGCTGCGCAACACGAGCACGGCGGGCACGGTCAGCTTCGCGGCCAAAGCCGACTTTGCCACAGGCACGAATCCCTATTCGGTGGCCATTGGGGACGTGGACGGGGACGGCCAGCCCGACCTGGCCGTGGCCAACGCCAACAGCAACACGGTGTCGGTGCTGCGCAACACGAGCACGGCGGGCACGGTCAGCTTCGCGGCCAAAGCCGACTTTGCCACCGGCGACAGTCCCAACTTGGTGGCCATCGGGGACGTGAACGGGGACGGCAAGCCCGACCTGGCCGTGGCCAACGCCAACAGCAACACGGTGTCGGTGCTGCGCAACACGGGGGCGGCGGGCGCGGTCAGCTTCGCGGCCAGTGCCGACTTTGCCACCGGCAACGGTCCCTTTTCGGTGGCCATGGGGGACGTGACCGGGGACGGCCAGCCCGACCTGGCCACGGCTAATTACGGCAGCAACACGGTGTCGGTGCTGCGCAACACGAGCACGGCGGGCGCGGTCAGCTTCGCGGCCAAAGCCGACTTTGCCACCGGCAACGGTCCCTCTTCGGTGGCCATCGGGGACGCGGACGGCGACAGCCAGCCCGACCTGGTCGTGGCCAATTACGGCAGCAACACGGTGTCGGTGCTGCTTAACACGAGCACGGCGGGCGCGGTCAGCTTCGCGGCCAAAGCTGACTTTGCCACCGGCAACAGTCCCTATTTGGCGGCCATCGGGGACGTGGATGGGGACGGCAAGCCCGACCTGGCCGTGGCCAACGCCAACAGCAACACGGTGTCGGTGCTGCGCAACACGGGGGCGGCCGGCGCGGTCGGCTTCGCGGCCAAAGCCGACGTTGCCACCGGCACGGGGCCCGTCTCGGTGGCCATCGGGGACGTGGATGGGGATGGCAAGCCCGACCTGGCCGTGGCCAACTCCAGCGGCAACACGGTGTCGGTGCTGCGCCAGTTGACTCCGCCGCCCACCATCACGGGCTTCACGCCCGCGAGCGGGCCGGTGGGCACGAGCGTGACCTTCACGGGCACGGGCTTCAACGCCACGGCAGCCCAGAACGTGGTGTTCTTCGGGGCCACGCAGGCGGCCGTGACGGCGGCCAGCCCGACGAGCCTGACCGTGACCGTGCCGCCGGGCACCACCTACCAGTACCCCAGCGTGAGCAACTTGGCCACGGCCCTGACGGCCTACGCCGCCCAGCCCTTCGTCGTGACCCTGAACGGGGCCGGGGCCTTCGCGGTCAAAGCCGACGCGGCCACCGGCGCGACTCCCTACTCGGTGGCCATCGGGGACGTGGACGGGGACGGCAAGCCCGACCTGGCCGTGGCCAACTACGGTAGCAACACGGTGTCGGTGCTGCGCAACACGAGCACGGCGGGCGCGGTCAGCTTCGCGGTCAAAGCCGACTTTGCCACCGGCAACGGTCCCTATTCGGTGGCCATTGGGGACGTGGACGGGGACGGCAAGCCCGACCTGGCCGTGGCCAACTACGGCAGCAACACGGTGTCGGTGCTGCGCAACACGGGGGCGGCGGGCACGGTCGGCTTCGCGGCCAAAGCCGACTTTGCCACTGGCACGAATCCCTATTCGGTGGCCATTGGGGACGTGAACGGGGACGGCCAGCCCGACCTGGCCGTGGCCAACTCCACCAGCAGCACGGTGTCGGTGCTGCGCAACACGGGGGCGGCCGGCGCGGTCGGCTTCGCGGCCAAAGCCGACTTTGCCACCGGCAACGGTCCCTATTCGGTGGCCATCGGGGACGTGAACGGGGACGGCCAGCCCGACCTGGCCGTGGCCAACTACTTCAGCAACACGGTGTCGGTGCTGCGCAACACGGCGGCGGCGGGCACGGTCGGCTTCGCGGCCAAAGCCGACTTTGCCACCGGCAGCCGTCCCACCTCGGTGGCCATCGGGGACGTGAACGGGGACGGCCAGCCCGACCTGGCCGTGGCCAACGCCACCAGCAACACGGTGTCGGTGCTGCGCAACACGGGGGCGGCCGGCGCGGTCGGCTTCGCGGCCAAAGCCGACTTTGCCACCGGCAACAGTCCCGATTTGGTGGCCATCGGGGACGTGAACGGGGACGGCCAGCCCGACCTGGCCGTGGCCAACTCCGCCAGCAACACGGTGTCGGTGCTGCGTAACACGGGGGCGGCCGGCGCGGTCGGCTTCGCGGCCAAAGCCGACGTTGCCACCGGCGCGGGTCCCTTTTCGATGGCCATTGGGGACGTGGACGGGGATGGCCAGCCCGACCTAGCCACGGCCAACGCCACCAGCAGCACGGTGTCGGTGCTGCGCCAGGTGCCACCCGCCCCGATCATCACCAGCTTCACGCCCGTGAGCGGGCCGGTGGGCACGCGCGTCACCATCACGGGCATCAACCTGGGCAGCGCCAGCAACGTGCGCTTCAACGGCACGGCCCAGACGGTTTTCACCAGCAACAGCGCCACCCAGCTGGTGCTCAACGTGCCGGCCGGGGCCACTACCGGCACCCTCACCGTGACCACGCCCGGCGGCACCAGCGCGGCCAGCAGCCAGACGTTCACGGTAGTGCCGCCCCCCACGGTCACGGGCGTGAGCCCGGCGGCCGAGCTGCCCGGCACGGTGGTGACCCTCACGGGCACGGGCTTCACGGCCGGCAGCACGGTGAGCTTCGGCGGCACGGCCGCCGCCAGCGTCAGCGTCGTGTCGGCCACCACGCTCACGGCCACCGTGCCAGCCAGCCTGGCCGCCGGCAGCGCCCCGGTAAGCGTAACGACGGGGGACGGCACCAGCGCTACCCAGCCCTTCAGCGTGCTGGCCGTGTACGACGGCGGCAGCGTGGGGGCCTGTGCCGCTGCCGTGCCGGCCACGGCCAGCCTGAACGACGGGGCCTGGCACTACCTGCTCAGCGCCACGGGCCAGGTAGTGGCGGCCTACAACTACAGCGGCGCGAGCCTGGGCAACCTGGCCATTGAACTGCTGCGGGCCGATGCCGCTCAGCCCGTGCGCCGCGACCCGCGCAACCGCGCCTACCTCGACCGCAACTGGCACCTGACGGCCAGCGCCGGCCGCTTCGACGGGCGCAGCGTGCAGCTGCGCCTCTACGGCCTGGCCGCCGAGCAGGCCCGCCTGCAGGCGGCCGACCCGGCCGCCACGCTGGCCGGGCTCAACGCCACGCAGTACAGCGGGGCTAACGAAGACTGCAGCCTGGCCAACAACGTGGCCAGCGCCGAGCACCGCACCCTGGCCGCCCCGGCCAGCGCGCCGGCCGGCACCGGCTGGTTCGTGGCCGAGCTCACGGTGGCCGACCACTTCTCGGAGTTCTACCTCACCAGCAGCGCCACCCCGCTGCCCGTGGAGCTGACGGCCTTCACGGCCCAGGCCAGCGGCCCCAGAGCCGTACGCCTGGCCTGGACCACCGCCTCGGAAAAGAACAGCCAGCAGTTCGACGTAGAGCGCAGCCTGAACGGCACCCGCTTCGAGCGCCTCGGCACGGTGGCCGCCGCCGGCAGCAGCACCAGCCCCCGCAGCTATGGCTTCAACGACAACCAGGTCCCCCGGACCCTAAGTCCCCAAGTCCCCCTTTACTACCGCCTGAAGCAGGTCGATGCCGACGGCACGTTTAGCTACTCGCCGGTGCGGGTGGTGACGCTGGCGGGCGCCGCTGAGGGGCTGGCCCTGTACCCGAACCCGGCCCACGGTGGCGGGGCCACCCTCACGGGCGCGCAGCCCGGCACGGTGGTCACGGTGCACGATGCGTTGGGCCGCCTCGTGGCCTCGGCGACTGCCGATGCCACGGGCACGGCCGCGCTGGCGCGGCCGGCCGGGCTGCCGGTGGGCGTGTACGTGGTGCGCAGCGGGGGCAAAGCCCTGCGCCTGACGGTGGAGTAAGAGCCCGCCGCCGGCACCCTAAAAAAAGCCGCCGTCCCCGTCCGGGGGCGGCGGCTTTTTTTAGGGTGCCGGCGGGCCGGGCCCCCGCATCAACATGCGATGCCGCCGCGTGGCCCCGGCCGGTACCTTTACGGCGGTACCGGTCTGGCCCGAATACCGGCCTTGGTTAAAAGTTTGGCACAAAATTTAATTGGGCTGGGTAACGGTGTGCTCCCAGTTGAAAGCCAACAGGGCCTCTATATCAAAGCGGAGCGAGTCCTTGAGGGCGTCGTCGGAAAAGTCAAACTCGCCGTGCAGGTTGATGTGCTGCCAGCTCACGGGTGAACTCGCCGCGATGGCATCGGCCACCGCCTGGCGCTCGGCCGCCGGGGCCTGAAAGAGATACTGGTTCAGGTACAGGCAATTCCAGCACACAATCACGTTTTGCACCACCTGTTTGCAGGCATTAGCGACCTGCTGTTCTTCCTTGCCGGCGTACGGAATCTGGCCGTTTTGGCCGTAGAACACGGCCCGCGCGAAGGTATGGGTGCTTTCGAGCTTATCCAACTGGTCGTCGATGCGCTTGCGCAGGCTTTGGTCGTCCATGTAGCGGAGCAGAAACTCGGTGCGCACCACCCGGCCCAGCTCGCGCAGGGCTAGGTAGACAGGGTGCTGCTGCGAGTAGGAATTGAGTCGGCGCAGCAGCGTGGAAGCCGTGACGTGCTTTTGCTTGAGGCTCACCACCAGCCGCAGCAGCGTATCCCACTGGGCCTCGATTAGGCCCTGGTCAATGTACTTGACCGGGGCCAGGCCGTAGGCGCTCAGGTCGGGCACGTCCACGCCGGCAAAGGCGTAGAGCTGCTGGTCCTGAAAGGATTGGATGCGCGGCGCGAATTCAATCCCTAGCAAGGCGGTGAGGGCGAAGTTGACTTCCGTAAAGCCGTGGGTATCCGTGCTGTGGATGGTGGACTCCACGACGTCGTTGTGCAGCAGGCCGTCGACCAAATAGGCGGCTTCGCGCTCGGACGAACTGAATGTGGTCGAGTAGAAGAGCCGGTGGCGGTCGTCGAGGAAGCCGTAGGAGACGATGCCCTTTTCCTGACCAAAATACTTGTACGAATGCGTGGCGTGAATCGAATCGACGGCCACGTAGTACTTCTGGCCATCGGAGGACGTGTGCACCGCTTCGGGGTGGCGTTGGAAGAGGCGGCTAACGGGCAGCTTGCCCGTCAGCGCGAGTACTGCATCGTTGGCCCGGCGCAGGTTGTCGAGCGAGAAATACCAGTTGACCGTGTTTTCCAGTGCGGACTGGGCCACGTGTTTGGTCGCGTGGGCCATGCGCGTCAGCCCCAGGTTGCAGCCGTAGGCCATGACCCCGGCGAAGAAGACCCGCTCGGCGGGACGAGGCGGACGGTTCCGGGGGCTCCAATGCGTGAGGCACTCGGTGAAGCGGCACTGCTGATTGACCGTGTGCAGCACCTCGTGCAGCGAAATCAGCCCCGGCCCGGGAAACAGCGGCCGCGCTACCGGGGCGTCCTCGTCCAGGGGCCGGGCGGGCGTCAGGAAGCGGGGGCGCCCATTGGCGCGCGCCCGCACGCCGGGGTTGGTGCCGGCGTCCAGCCGCTCACAGGTGCGGGCGAAAGCGGTGGCCAGTTTGGCTTGCCACTCGGCGAGCCAAGGCCCCGGCTCGCGCAGGTGCACGAGGTCCGTTTGCGCCAGCAACGCGTCCCGCTGCTGCTGCCAGGTGGCGGCCTCCAGCAGGTAGGTGTCGAAGGGGCGGTAGCGCAGCGAGTGGGCCAGGTTCAGCTTGCCGGCTTTCAGGTGGTCGGCTACGTGGCCGGCCAGCAGGGCCTTGTACAGGGAAACGGGGCTTCCGGCTTGCGCCAGGGCGGCCCGTTCCGCGGCTTTCAAAAAGGTCGTCGGGGGCTGAGCGTTCACCTGTCCATCCCGCGCCCGGTACTGGGCCAGGGCCTGCGCCAGCGGGCTATCGGCCGCGCCTTCGTAGGCCACGGTGCGTAAAATCTCGCCCAGCCGCCGCTGCAGGGCGCGCAAGCGCTCCTCTACGACCTGATAGTACGGGCCGATGCGGCTGCCCCCGCCTCCTTTGCGTAGCTGCTGCGCCGTGTGGCCCAGTTGCGCAAAATCTGCCACGGCCGGGGTTTGCAGCCAGGCCAGCAGGGCCGTCACCTTCTCCTCGTTGGTGCGCGCAAACGAAAAGGCCACTTCTTCCAACTGCGCCAGGGCTGCGCCGTGGCTGACCACCCCTTCCAGCACCTGGCGCAGCTGGCCGGCCGAGTCCTGCTGCTGGCGGTAGACGCGCTCCTGCGTTTCGCGCTGGGCGGCGTTGCGGTGGGTTTGCACGGCCTGCAGCAGCGTTTCGGTGAGCAGGTCGCCGACCTGGTAGTACTGGTAGACCACGAAGCAGAGCACCATCAGGTATTTTTTGTCGGCCTGCTGTTGCACCTGAAAAACCTGCGTCCGCTCGACGTAGCGGGCGTAGTAGCGCACGACCTCCTCCGATAAGTCTAGTGCCTGCACCACGGGGTACACCTGGGTGAACAGCGTCTGCAGCACGGCGTAGTCCTGCACATTGGCGCGGATAGCCATCGGGCGCATCACCTCCAGGCTGCGCTTGAGCGTGGTCAGGCGGTAGGGCCGGTGTGAATGGGCCGGGGCTTCCTCTTCCGTCGTAAACAAGGCGTCCAACTGCTGGCGCACGGCGGGTGTCAGGTGGTGGGCCAACTGCGTGGTGAGGTCCTGCTCGACCGTGCGGAAGGCCTCGGTGACCAGGACGGCCAGCGCCGCGTAGGTCGGCACTTCCCAGCGATGGGTGCGGATATAGTCGGCGGCGGAGTGAAATACGGCCATCGGATTCATTTGCTGGCGGGCAAAATGCGTCACCTGCTGGCGCACGGCGGCTTCGACCTGCTCGAAGGGCGGCACCCCGAATTGCTGCAGAATCTGCTCCCGATGGTTAAAGCGGGTGACCTTGTCGTAGCGCGCCCATTCAACTGCTCTCAGGCGATAGCGCTGCTGCACGTACGCCTGGTCAGCCGCCAGGAACCGGTCAACGGGAAAGAAGCGGCCGGTCGCCTTGAAGTAGCCGACCTGCAGCACGAAGCCGCCCCGGCTGTGCGGGGTCAGCAACGTGGCCAGGAACCTGGTGGCCCAGTCGGGCAAGGCGAAGAAGAGCTGCCGCTGGGGGTGATTGAAAACAGGTGGCTGGTCGAAGGCGCGACGCTGGGTCGCGTCGAGTAAAGGCAAGTGGCGGGCCATGAGCAGGAAGTAAATCCTAAAAGTAGCCGGCTGACTTGTACAGCGAAACGAACGTATTTCTGTACAAGTCAGCCGGCAGCGCCCGCTGGCATGAAGCCAAGCCAAAAAAAACCGATTTGGTACAGAAAACTTGTTCAGCAATCAAAGTACAATTAAGGATACCTTCGCAATGGTTAAACTGTACTTTGCCCCATGAAAATCGGCTACGCCCGCGTCTCGACCCGCGACCAGAACCTGGAATTGCAACTTGATGCCCTGACTAAAGCGGGCTGCGAAACTATCTACCAGGAAAAGGTATCCGGGGCCAGCGCCAGCCGCCCGG includes:
- a CDS encoding FG-GAP-like repeat-containing protein, producing MMHFYSLAARAARPALLGTFLALLAWLLPGTAGAQAITGFTPVSGPVGTSVTLTGTGFNATAAQNVVFFGATQAAVTAASPTSLTVTVPPGTTYQYPTVTNLATALTAYAAQPFVVTLNGTVAFAAKADFATGTDPYSVAIGDVNGDGKPDLVVANAGSNTVSVLRNTSTAGTVSFAARVNFATGTNPLSVAIGDVDGDGKPDLAVANVGSNTVSVLRNTSTAGTVSFAARVNFATGANPRSVAIGDVNGDGQPDLATANFFSNTVSVLRNTGAAGTVSFAAKADFATGGSPYSVAMGDVTGDGQPDLAVANSNSNTVSVLRNTGAAGTVSFAASADFATGDSPRSVAIGDVTGDGKPDLATANFFSNTVSVLRNTGSTGAVNFAARVNFATGTNPVSVAIGDVDGDGKPDLAVANSNSTSNTVSVLRNTVSAGTVSFAAKADVATGSLPLSVAIGDMDGDGNPDLATANDGSNTVSVLRQVPLAITGFTPASGPVGTSVTLTGTGFNATAAQNVVFFGATQAAVTAASPTSLTVTVPLGTTYQYPSVTNLATALTAYAAQPFVVTLNGAVAFAAKADVATGGSPYSVAIGDVDGDGKPDLAVANSFNNTVSVLRNTSTAGTVSFAAKADFTTGPNPFSVAIGDVDGDGKPDLAVANANFSGTVSVLLNTSTAGTVSFAPRADFATGSYPVRVAIGDVNGDGQPDLAVANSNTSGTVSVLRNTGAAGTLSFAAKADFATGNGPTSVAIGDVDGDGQPDLVVANSSNTVSVLRNTGAAGTVNFAAKADFATGNYPYSVVIGDVDGDGQPDLAVANYFSNTVSVLRNTAAAGTVSFAAKADFATGSRPTSVAIGDVDGDGQPDLATANYDNATVSVLRNTGAAGTVGFAAKADFVTGSYPRSVAIGDADGDGKPDLAVTNAGSSTLSVLRQVIPPPTITSFTPASGPVGTAVTLTGMGFNATAAQNVVFFGATQAAVTAASPTSLTVTVPLGTTYQYPSVTNLTTALTGYAAQPFVVTLNGTGAFAVKADAATGATPYSVAIGDVNGDGQPDLAVVNEGSNTVSVLRNTSTAGTVSFAAKADFATGTNPYSVAIGDVDGDGQPDLAVANANSNTVSVLRNTSTAGTVSFAAKADFATGDSPNLVAIGDVNGDGKPDLAVANANSNTVSVLRNTGAAGAVSFAASADFATGNGPFSVAMGDVTGDGQPDLATANYGSNTVSVLRNTSTAGAVSFAAKADFATGNGPSSVAIGDADGDSQPDLVVANYGSNTVSVLLNTSTAGAVSFAAKADFATGNSPYLAAIGDVDGDGKPDLAVANANSNTVSVLRNTGAAGAVGFAAKADVATGTGPVSVAIGDVDGDGKPDLAVANSSGNTVSVLRQLTPPPTITGFTPASGPVGTSVTFTGTGFNATAAQNVVFFGATQAAVTAASPTSLTVTVPPGTTYQYPSVSNLATALTAYAAQPFVVTLNGAGAFAVKADAATGATPYSVAIGDVDGDGKPDLAVANYGSNTVSVLRNTSTAGAVSFAVKADFATGNGPYSVAIGDVDGDGKPDLAVANYGSNTVSVLRNTGAAGTVGFAAKADFATGTNPYSVAIGDVNGDGQPDLAVANSTSSTVSVLRNTGAAGAVGFAAKADFATGNGPYSVAIGDVNGDGQPDLAVANYFSNTVSVLRNTAAAGTVGFAAKADFATGSRPTSVAIGDVNGDGQPDLAVANATSNTVSVLRNTGAAGAVGFAAKADFATGNSPDLVAIGDVNGDGQPDLAVANSASNTVSVLRNTGAAGAVGFAAKADVATGAGPFSMAIGDVDGDGQPDLATANATSSTVSVLRQVPPAPIITSFTPVSGPVGTRVTITGINLGSASNVRFNGTAQTVFTSNSATQLVLNVPAGATTGTLTVTTPGGTSAASSQTFTVVPPPTVTGVSPAAELPGTVVTLTGTGFTAGSTVSFGGTAAASVSVVSATTLTATVPASLAAGSAPVSVTTGDGTSATQPFSVLAVYDGGSVGACAAAVPATASLNDGAWHYLLSATGQVVAAYNYSGASLGNLAIELLRADAAQPVRRDPRNRAYLDRNWHLTASAGRFDGRSVQLRLYGLAAEQARLQAADPAATLAGLNATQYSGANEDCSLANNVASAEHRTLAAPASAPAGTGWFVAELTVADHFSEFYLTSSATPLPVELTAFTAQASGPRAVRLAWTTASEKNSQQFDVERSLNGTRFERLGTVAAAGSSTSPRSYGFNDNQVPRTLSPQVPLYYRLKQVDADGTFSYSPVRVVTLAGAAEGLALYPNPAHGGGATLTGAQPGTVVTVHDALGRLVASATADATGTAALARPAGLPVGVYVVRSGGKALRLTVE